Proteins from a single region of Seriola aureovittata isolate HTS-2021-v1 ecotype China chromosome 9, ASM2101889v1, whole genome shotgun sequence:
- the esyt1a gene encoding extended synaptotagmin-1 yields the protein MPTADVEPGKMGRDTGAAAPALPNQPPSERAVGVLWSFGKCLGALVPVYLAGYYGFSISVVLFGLMIYMGWKHSRLEKVMRLKSAMYLLENEREFTTEKVFRTKRDLPPWVNFPDVEKVEWLNKILQQAWPFVGQYLEKLLVETIAPAIRASSIHLQTLSFTKVNIGDKALKVSGVKAHTENDKRQVMLDLYLSYAGDVEVNVEIKKYFCKAGVKGIQLHGKLRVILEPLIGDVPLVGAITMFFIRRPKLDINWTGLTNLLDIPGLNAISDTMIMDAIASHLVLPNRLTIPLVADLHIAQLRSPLPRGVVRIHLLEAEDLTAKDTVIKGLIDGKSDPYAVLRVGTQIFTSHHVDSNLHPQWREMYEVIVHEVPGQELEVEVFDKDPDQDDFLGRVKVDLDIVKKARVVDDWFNLRDVSTGSVHLRLEWLSLLSSADRLSEVIQKNQNLTSKTADPPSAAILAIYLDQAYELPMRKGNKDPSPMVQISIQDTTKESKTCYGTNSPVWEDAFTFFIQDPRKQDIDIQVKDDDRALSLGSLTIPLTRILATPELTMDQWFHLEDSGSASRIYVKIVLRVLWLSDDATPTTPSPRPSSSGSGMGQGGITSEVNPMGPGGLAKPQPARPQHTTPDPEFATEGVLRIHLLEAQNLIAKDNFMGGMVKGKSDPYVKIRVAGITFRSHTIKENLNPIWNELYEVILTQLPGQEIQFELFDKDIDQDDFLGRFKLSLRDIISAQFIDTWYTLNDVKSGRVHLVLEWLARVSDLPRLEQILQYQSQQVYQNKVVPSAAVLFVYVERAHGLPLKKSGKDPKAGAEIILKGVSYKTKVCERSTSPRWDEAFHFLIRDPRDETLTVKLSHSWGQALGSLTLPLREVLVEPGLVLDRWLSLDGALPESQILLRATLKILDTQLAVCRRAPGDAGSDANEEEVIPRWVPSHLDIRHRGGFSIVNDSATAGQVKLTLGYSTEESRLFITVHSCRSLAACSKDGADPYVSFILLPDKKATTKRRTATKKRDLNPEFNERFDFDFSLEESMQRKLDLSVKNSVSFMSRERELIGKLQLDLDQVDLKAGVTQWYDLVAETN from the exons ATGCCAACCGCGGATGTAGAGCCGGGCAAGATGGGCAGAGACACGGGGGCTGCAGCACCGGCCTTACCGAACCAGCCCCCCAGTGAACGCGCAGTCGGTGTGCTGTGGTCGTTTGGGAAATGCCTGGGTGCGCTTGTGCCGGTGTACCTGGCCGGTTACTACGGCTTCAGCATCAGCGTTGTGCTGTTCGGTCTGATGATCTACATGGGGTGGAAGCACAGTCGACTGGAGAAAGTGATGAGGCTCAAGTCTGCCATGTACCTGCTGGAGAACGAGAGGGAGTTCACCACTGAAAAGGTTTTCAGAACCAAAAGGGATTTGCCTCCCTGG GTCAACTTTCCAGATGTGGAAAAAGTGGAGTGGCTGAATaag ATCCTGCAGCAGGCTTGGCCCTTTGTCGGCCAGTATCTGGAGAAGTTGTTGGTAGAAACCATTGCTCCCGCCATCCGTGCTTCCAGTATTCACCTGCAGACTCTCAGCTTCACCAAGGTCAACATAGGAGATAAG GCTTTGAAGGTGTCAGGTGTAAAGGCTCACACAGAGAACGATAAGAGACAAGTTATGTTGGATTTATACCTGAG CTACGCTGGTGACGTCGAAGTCAATGTTGAAATCAAAAAGTACTTCTGCAAAGCCGGAGTGAAAGGAATCCAG CTCCACGGGAAGCTGCGCGTAATCCTCGAGCCTTTGATCGGAGATGTGCCGCTGGTTGGAGCCATCACAATGTTCTTCATCCGCAGGCCT AAACTGGACATCAACTGGACTGGGCTTACCAACCTGCTGGATATCCCTGGCCTGAA TGCCATATCGGACACTATGATAATGGATGCAATAGCCTCCCACCTGGTGCTCCCCAATCGTCTCACTATCCCCCTGGTGGCCGACCTGCACATTGCGCAGCTCCGCTCCCCTCTCCCAAGG GGAGTTGTGCGTATCCATCTGCTGGAGGCTGAGGACCTGACCGCTAAGGATACAGTAATCAAAGGCTTGATTGACGGGAAATCGGACCCATATGCCGTTCTGCGTGTAGGAACCCAGATCTTCACCTCTCATCACGTAGACAGCAACCTGCACCCACAGTGGAGGGAGATGTATGAG gtGATTGTCCATGAAGTACCTGGTCAGGAGTTGGAAGTGGAAGTATTTGACAAAGACCCAGACCAGGATGACTTCCTGGGGAG ggTCAAGGTGGATCTTGATATTGTAAAGAAGGCCAGAGTTGTGGATGAT TGGTTCAACCTGAGGGACGTTTCAACCGGCAGTGTTCACCTCCGGCTGGAGTggctctctctgctgtcctctGCTGACAGACTGAGTGAG GTGATCCAGAAGAACCAGAACCTGACCAGTAAGACAGCTGATCCCCCATCTGCCGCCATCTTAGCCATCTATCTTGATCAAGCTTACGAACTGCCT ATGAGGAAAGGCAATAAGGATCCGAGCCCAATGGTGCAGATTTCCATTCAGGATACGACTAAAGAGAGCAAG ACTTGTTACGGGACCAACAGCCCTGTGTGGGAGGATGCTTTTACCTTCTTCATTCAGGATCCTCGCAAACAAGACATTGACATTCAA gTCAAGGATGACGACCGTGCTCTGTCCCTAGGCAGTCTCACCATCCCTCTGACCCGTATTCTGGCGACCCCTGAACTCACCATGGACCAGTGGTTCCATCTGGAGGATTCTGGTTCAGCCAGCCGCATCTACGTCAAAATTGTGCTTAGG GTTTTGTGGCTAAGTGATGATGCCACTCCTACAACTCCGTCTCCTCGCCCTTCATCCTCTGGATCCGGGATGGGTCAGGGGGGAATCACATCAGAAGTGAACCCCATGGGGCCCGGTGGGTTAGCTAAACCTCAGCCAGCACGACCGCAGCACACCACACCCGACCCGGAGTTTGCAACTGAG GGAGTGCTGCGTATTCATCTGTTAGAGGCCCAAAACCTGATAGCCAAGGACAACTTCATGGGGGGCATGGTGAAGGGGAAGAGTGACCCCTATGTCAAGATCCGTGTGGCTGGTATCACCTTCCGCAGCCACACTATCAAAGAGAACCTCAATCCCATCTGGAATGAGCTCTATGAG GTGATTTTGACGCAGCTTCCTGGTCAGGAGATCCAGTTTGAGTTGTTTGACAAGGACATCGATCAGGACGACTTCCTCGGAAG GTTCAAGCTTAGCCTACGAGATATCATCAGCGCACAATTCATCGATACG TGGTACACTCTAAATGATGTGAAGTCAGGCCGAGTTCACCTGGTGTTGGAGTGGCTGGCCAGAGTGTCCGACCTGCCCAGACTGGAGCAG ATCCTGCAGTACCAGTCCCAGCAAGTGTACCAGAACAAGGTTGTGCCATCAGCAGCCGTGCTCTTTGTGTATGTGGAGCGTGCCCATGGCCTGCCG TTGAAGAAAAGTGGAAAGGACCCAAAAGCAGGAGCTGAGATTATCCTCAAAGGTGTTTCATACAAAACCAAG GTTTGTGAGCGCTCCACATCTCCTCGATGGGACGAAGCCTTTCATTTTTTGATTCGTGACCCCAGAGATGAAACACTCACGGTCAAG ctCTCGCACAGCTGGGGACAGGCCCTCGGGTCCTTGACACTTCCTCTCAGGGAGGTGCTTGTTGAGCCGGGCTTGGTGCTGGACCGCTGGCTCAGTCTGGATGGAGCTCTGCCAGAGAGCCAGATCCTACTGAGGGCCACACTCAAG ATCTTGGACACTCAGCTGGCGGTGTGTCGTCGGGCTCCAGGGGATGCAGGTAGTGACGCCAACGAAGAGGAGGTCATCCCCAGATGGGTTCCATCCCATCTAGACATCAGACACAGAGGTGGCTTCTCCAT CGTCAATGATTCAGCCACAGCGGGCCAGGTGAAGCTTACCTTGGGCTACTCCACAGAGGAGAGCAGGCTTTTCATCACCGTTCACTCCTGCAG ATCCCTGGCAGCCTGCTCCAAGGACGGTGCAGACCCTTATGTTTCCTTCATCCTGCTGCCTGACAAGAAGGCCACGACCAAGAGGAGAACGGCCACCAAGAAGAGAGACCTCAACCCAGAGTTCAACGAAAG GTTTGACTTTGATTTCTCTCTCGAGGAGTCCATGCAGAGAAAACTGGACCTCTCTGTGAAGAACAGTGTCTCCTTcatgagcagagagagggagcttaTCGGCAAG TTGCAGCTGGACCTGGACCAAGTAGACCTTAAGGCTGGTGTCACACAATG GTATGATTTGGTAGCAGAGACCAACTAG